Genomic window (Alnus glutinosa chromosome 9, dhAlnGlut1.1, whole genome shotgun sequence):
GAATTGTTTCCTTGTTGAATTTCCGGAAAATTGTACTATTGATCCATGTGATTGGCCCAAACGAGAAATCATCGATAAAGATAAggaaaaaatatgatttttagtaAAAATTTCTCTGTATTTAATGTGAATTTGTAAAACAAAGAGAACACGTCCTTTTGAAGATGCGGGGTAAAATTCTGTTGGACTTTAATGGAACGAAAGTTTCCGACTTGACATCTTGTTTTGTCGACGTAATAAACCTTGTCGTTACCAAACTTTATGAACTCGAAAGTTGTCGCCTTTAAACCAATCTTAATCGTCGCCACGATAATTTCCAGAGAAACCGAGCCTAAACCACCGCTACTTCTTTTCCCGCCAGTGCCAGACCATACACAAATGCCCGCACTCAAACCCTGATGAGTGATGATCAGATCTCTGCGTTTCCTCCCGAACTTACTTTCGGACCCTCTTCTCTCCTCTTCTCTCCTTCACACTCGCTCCCTCTCACCCCATAGAGAAAGACCTTCCAACTGGAACACAACCCACAGTCTTGTTCGAACGAATCCACTCCTCTCCCTATTAGAACAATGCAAATCCCTTTCCCAGTTGAAGCAAATCCAAGCCCAAATGGTCCTCACAGGCTTGTTCTCAGATGGGTTTGCCTTAAGCCGGCTCATTGCCTTTTGCGCGATCTCTGAGGGGCGGAATCTAGAGTATGGCACCAGGATTTTGTATAATGCGCATGACCCAAATGTGTTTTCTTGGAATGTTGCTATTAGAGGGTATTCCGAGAGCGAAAAACCGGAAAAAGCGGTTGTGCTGTATAAGGGAATGTTGCGCAATGGTGGGTCGAGGCCGGATAATTATACTTACCCTTTGTTGCTGAAAGTTTGTGCTAGTTTATCGTTGAAATTGATTGGGAATGAGATTCTTGGGCATGTGTTAAAGTTGGGGTTTGATTCGGATATATATGTGCACAATGCAGTGATTCATATGTTGGTTTCACGTGGAGAATTGGAGGTGGCACGTAAGGTGTTTGATGAAGGTTGTGTAAGAGATTTGGTTTCTTGGAATTCTTTGATTAATGGGTATGTTAGGAGTGGGTTGGCATGCGAGGCATTAAGGCTTTATCGAGAATTGGAAGTGGAGAGAGTGGAGCCGGATGAGATTACGATGATTGGGGTGATTTCTTCGTGTGCTCAGCTAGAGAATTTGAATCTTGGGAGAGAATTTCATCGGTATATTGAGGAAAATGGGTTGAATTTGACAGTTCCACTTTCTAATGTGCTTATGGACATGTATATGAAGTGTGGGAATCTTGAAGAGGCACAAGCAATGTTTGATAGCATGGCAAAGAGAACAATTGTCTCTTGGACTACAATGATCGTGGGATATGCCAAACTTGGGTTTCTGGATATTGCGCGGGAGCTCTTCTATCAGATGCCAGAAAAGGATGTTGTTCCATGGAATGCAATAATTGGTGGTTATGTTCAAGCCAAGCGCAGCAAGGAGGCTTTGTCTTTGTTTCATGAAATGCAAGCTAGTAATACAAATCCTGATGAGGTGACCATGGTTAACTGCTTATCTGCCTGCTCACAACTTGGAGCGCTTGATGTTGGAATATGGATCCACCGTTACATAGAAAAACACAATCTCTTTTTAAATGTTGCCTTAGGAACTGCTCTAGTTGATATGTATGCCAAGTGTGGGAACATCACAAAGGCTCTCCAGGTTTTCCAGGAGGTGCCTCAAAGAAACTCAATGACTTGGACAGCTGTTATCTGTGGCTTAGCCCTTCATGGGACTGCACAT
Coding sequences:
- the LOC133877671 gene encoding pentatricopeptide repeat-containing protein At2g22410, mitochondrial, which codes for MIRSLRFLPNLLSDPLLSSSLLHTRSLSPHRERPSNWNTTHSLVRTNPLLSLLEQCKSLSQLKQIQAQMVLTGLFSDGFALSRLIAFCAISEGRNLEYGTRILYNAHDPNVFSWNVAIRGYSESEKPEKAVVLYKGMLRNGGSRPDNYTYPLLLKVCASLSLKLIGNEILGHVLKLGFDSDIYVHNAVIHMLVSRGELEVARKVFDEGCVRDLVSWNSLINGYVRSGLACEALRLYRELEVERVEPDEITMIGVISSCAQLENLNLGREFHRYIEENGLNLTVPLSNVLMDMYMKCGNLEEAQAMFDSMAKRTIVSWTTMIVGYAKLGFLDIARELFYQMPEKDVVPWNAIIGGYVQAKRSKEALSLFHEMQASNTNPDEVTMVNCLSACSQLGALDVGIWIHRYIEKHNLFLNVALGTALVDMYAKCGNITKALQVFQEVPQRNSMTWTAVICGLALHGTAHDALSYFSEMIDIGLVPDEITFLGVLSACCHGGLVEEGRKYFAQMSSKFNISPKLKHYSCMVDLLGRAGLLEEAEELINSMPMEADAVVWGALFFACRTHGNVMMGEMAALKLLELDPNDSGIYVLLANMYGEANMWEEARNVRKMMMERGVEKTPGCSSIEVNGIVNEFIVRDNSHPECRQIYECLVQLTRQSELVGCIYA